The following coding sequences lie in one Psychrilyobacter atlanticus DSM 19335 genomic window:
- a CDS encoding asparaginase → MKKVLVINTGGTIGMVHIEKGNPLSPLKPAEDWNEIAANYPLLNNFDTGYIQVKELIDSSDMNPNIWIEIAQIIEKNYDRYCGFVVLHGTDTMAFTASALSFMLNNLSKPVILTGSQVPLENPRSDALQNLVTAIQIAGSDLYNISLVPEVSIFFRDHLLRGNRSRKLDASNYYGFSTPNYPNLGVAGSDIKIDCSKIRKPSEKDFFVDYSMDTNVLVFDIFPGFNPEILKKIFKTNDIKGLILKTYGNGNAPTSDAFVSVIEEIIDSGVTVVNISQCPTGMVKMGLYDASTRLLDAGVVSGMDLTPEAAIAKLMHLLGKGMDSKSIGEAIQLDICGEQSLDLLAHRLDNANEGVTSKSFEIALSKEIDPSKIKRTRFRVRNISSSDPINLSVSIKGDTELPLKNSIKTLNRDGEIADFLISFDHSTAQILEKGTKIYFNIESQRKISWDRVVFEIFIDKY, encoded by the coding sequence ATGAAAAAAGTACTAGTGATTAATACAGGTGGAACCATTGGGATGGTTCATATTGAGAAAGGTAATCCATTGAGTCCGTTAAAACCCGCAGAAGATTGGAATGAGATTGCGGCAAATTATCCACTTTTAAATAATTTTGATACTGGATATATTCAGGTAAAAGAACTTATCGATTCTTCAGATATGAATCCAAACATTTGGATTGAAATAGCTCAAATAATAGAAAAAAATTATGATAGATATTGTGGCTTTGTTGTTTTACATGGAACCGACACCATGGCTTTTACAGCTTCAGCCCTCTCATTTATGCTGAATAACTTAAGTAAACCTGTGATCTTAACTGGATCTCAAGTACCTCTTGAAAACCCTAGAAGTGACGCTCTTCAAAACTTAGTAACAGCTATTCAAATAGCAGGATCGGACCTATATAACATTAGTTTAGTACCAGAAGTATCTATATTTTTTAGAGATCATCTTCTCAGAGGAAACAGATCTAGAAAATTAGACGCAAGTAACTACTATGGTTTTTCTACTCCTAACTATCCAAATTTAGGAGTAGCAGGATCAGATATAAAGATAGATTGTTCAAAAATTAGAAAACCATCGGAAAAAGATTTCTTTGTAGACTATTCAATGGATACAAATGTATTAGTGTTTGATATTTTTCCGGGATTCAATCCCGAGATATTAAAAAAAATATTTAAAACTAATGATATAAAAGGACTCATCTTAAAAACCTATGGAAATGGAAATGCTCCTACCAGTGATGCATTTGTTTCTGTTATTGAAGAAATCATAGATTCAGGTGTTACCGTTGTAAATATCAGTCAATGCCCTACTGGGATGGTTAAAATGGGTCTCTATGATGCCAGTACAAGGCTTTTAGATGCAGGTGTAGTCAGTGGTATGGATCTTACCCCAGAAGCAGCTATTGCCAAGCTTATGCACCTTTTAGGTAAGGGAATGGATAGTAAGTCTATTGGAGAAGCTATCCAACTTGATATCTGCGGAGAACAAAGCTTGGATCTCCTTGCTCATCGGCTGGATAATGCCAATGAAGGAGTTACTTCAAAATCATTTGAGATAGCTCTTTCAAAGGAAATAGATCCCTCGAAGATAAAAAGAACTAGGTTTAGAGTTAGAAATATAAGTTCTTCCGATCCAATAAATCTAAGTGTAAGTATTAAAGGAGATACTGAGTTACCTCTAAAAAATTCTATAAAAACTCTAAATAGAGATGGAGAAATAGCTGATTTTTTAATTAGTTTCGATCATTCTACCGCTCAAATTTTAGAAAAAGGCACAAAAATTTATTTCAATATTGAATCCCAAAGAAAAATTTCTTGGGACAGGGTAGTCTTTGAAATTTTTATAGACAAGTATTAG
- a CDS encoding iron-containing alcohol dehydrogenase: MQRFTIPRDLYFGEDALSHLNTIKGTKAFIVIGSQRLVNDGTVPAAVEYLKAAGIESELFVGVENDPSVATVMKGVEAMNKFQPDVIIGIGGGSPIDAAKAMWIFYEHPTFTFEEAAKPFNLPELRNKAKFIAVPTTSGTATEVTSFAVITDNETNIKYPIADYNITPDVAIVDTNLVQTMPKGLVANTGMDALTHALEAYVSKARNPFTDALAMKSIEMIADTLINSYNGEDQPRKDMHIAQNLAGMAFSNAILGIVHSMAHKTGKVLNIAHGLANAIYLSYAIEFNAKDKVGKAQYAHAAKTIGLAGNNETELVESLVNLVKELREQMNMPHSLKEFGIEEEFFLANLDEIARTSVADPCTGTNPREISVEEMKNLFKAVYYGEKVTF; this comes from the coding sequence ATGCAAAGATTTACAATACCAAGAGACCTATATTTCGGAGAGGACGCATTATCACATTTAAACACAATTAAAGGAACTAAAGCCTTTATCGTTATAGGATCACAAAGATTAGTTAATGACGGGACAGTACCTGCTGCTGTTGAATATTTAAAAGCAGCTGGAATAGAGAGTGAATTATTCGTAGGTGTAGAAAATGACCCCTCAGTAGCCACTGTTATGAAAGGTGTAGAAGCTATGAACAAATTTCAACCAGATGTAATTATAGGAATCGGTGGAGGATCACCGATAGATGCTGCAAAAGCTATGTGGATCTTCTATGAGCACCCGACATTCACATTTGAAGAAGCTGCAAAACCATTTAACTTACCGGAATTAAGAAACAAAGCTAAGTTTATAGCAGTTCCTACAACAAGTGGTACAGCTACAGAAGTTACATCATTTGCTGTAATCACAGACAATGAAACTAATATCAAATATCCAATCGCAGACTACAACATCACTCCAGATGTGGCTATTGTAGATACTAACTTAGTACAGACAATGCCTAAGGGATTAGTTGCTAACACAGGAATGGATGCATTAACTCATGCACTAGAAGCTTATGTTTCTAAAGCTAGAAATCCATTTACAGATGCACTTGCAATGAAATCTATTGAGATGATCGCAGATACTTTAATCAACTCTTACAATGGAGAAGACCAACCTAGAAAAGATATGCATATTGCACAAAACTTAGCAGGAATGGCATTCTCAAACGCTATCCTTGGTATAGTTCATTCAATGGCTCATAAGACTGGTAAAGTTTTAAATATTGCCCATGGATTAGCTAATGCAATCTATCTTTCTTATGCTATTGAATTCAATGCAAAAGATAAAGTTGGAAAAGCACAATATGCCCATGCAGCCAAGACAATAGGATTAGCTGGAAACAATGAAACTGAATTAGTTGAATCATTGGTAAACTTAGTTAAAGAATTAAGAGAACAAATGAATATGCCTCATTCATTAAAAGAATTTGGAATAGAAGAGGAGTTCTTCTTAGCAAACTTAGATGAGATCGCTAGAACATCTGTCGCGGATCCATGTACAGGTACAAACCCAAGGGAGATATCTGTAGAAGAGATGAAAAACTTATTCAAAGCCGTTTATTACGGTGAAAAAGTAACATTCTAA
- a CDS encoding tripartite tricarboxylate transporter permease translates to MSEIIHGFLNAVMPINLLASLLSVAVGIMIGSLPGLSAAMGVALLIPLTFGMSTETGLIALAGVYCGAVFGGSISAILIHTPGTSSAAATALDGYQLTLKGKAKKALNTAVISSFGGAMMSAIALYMFAPPLAKLALKFGPAENFWLSIFGLTIIAGVSSKSVIKGLLSGAFGLALSTIGMDPMSGTARFTMDSIYLLDGLPFTATLIGLFSMSQVFILSEKKLKKSLRKLVDDGDEEGISLKELKMLLPTILRSGVIGSVVGILPGAGGTIAAFIGYDTAKKMSKNKDQFGKGCIEGVAGPEAANNAVTGGSLIPTLTLGIPGNSVTAVLMGGLIIKGLQPGPDLFTVHGKITYTFFAGFIVVNIFMLLLGLFASKHFAKISKVPNSVLIPIIFALSVIGSYAIKNSMFDVAIMFVFGIIGYFVKKFGLNAAAIVLALIIGPIGEEGLRRVTLMYPDNVMGQLFSSPISIVLITVSLLSLASPIVMGILERRSNR, encoded by the coding sequence ATGAGTGAAATTATACATGGTTTTTTAAACGCAGTAATGCCTATTAACCTACTTGCATCACTATTAAGTGTAGCAGTAGGAATAATGATAGGATCATTACCAGGATTATCAGCAGCAATGGGTGTTGCATTATTAATCCCACTAACATTTGGGATGAGCACAGAAACAGGATTAATAGCTCTGGCAGGAGTATATTGTGGAGCAGTATTTGGAGGATCAATATCAGCTATATTAATCCATACTCCAGGGACTTCGTCAGCAGCAGCAACAGCCTTAGACGGTTATCAACTAACTTTAAAAGGTAAAGCAAAAAAGGCTTTAAATACAGCTGTTATAAGTTCATTTGGTGGCGCTATGATGAGTGCTATAGCATTATATATGTTTGCACCACCTCTAGCTAAATTAGCATTAAAATTTGGTCCAGCAGAAAACTTTTGGCTTTCAATATTCGGACTTACAATTATAGCGGGAGTTAGTTCTAAGTCGGTAATCAAAGGATTACTTTCTGGTGCATTTGGATTGGCATTATCGACTATTGGAATGGACCCAATGAGTGGAACTGCTAGATTTACTATGGATTCTATCTATCTTTTAGATGGCTTACCTTTTACTGCTACTTTAATAGGATTATTTTCAATGTCACAAGTTTTTATACTTTCAGAAAAAAAACTAAAGAAATCATTGAGAAAACTAGTAGATGACGGGGATGAAGAGGGAATTTCATTAAAAGAATTAAAGATGTTATTACCAACAATATTAAGATCGGGTGTAATAGGAAGTGTTGTAGGAATATTACCAGGAGCTGGTGGAACAATAGCAGCATTTATAGGGTACGATACAGCAAAAAAAATGTCTAAGAACAAAGATCAATTTGGGAAAGGATGTATAGAAGGAGTGGCAGGACCAGAAGCAGCCAATAATGCTGTAACAGGCGGATCATTAATACCTACTTTAACTCTAGGAATCCCCGGAAATTCAGTTACTGCAGTATTAATGGGTGGACTTATAATTAAAGGGTTACAACCAGGACCAGATTTATTTACCGTTCATGGGAAAATTACTTATACTTTTTTCGCAGGTTTTATAGTAGTTAATATATTTATGCTTTTATTAGGTTTATTTGCTTCTAAACATTTTGCAAAAATATCAAAAGTACCAAACAGTGTATTAATTCCTATTATATTTGCTCTAAGTGTAATAGGTTCATATGCTATTAAGAATTCAATGTTTGATGTAGCTATCATGTTTGTATTTGGTATAATTGGATATTTTGTAAAAAAATTCGGATTAAATGCCGCTGCAATAGTATTGGCTTTAATAATTGGGCCAATAGGAGAAGAAGGGTTGAGAAGAGTTACTTTGATGTATCCAGATAATGTTATGGGACAGCTTTTCAGTAGTCCAATAAGCATAGTTCTTATAACTGTAAGTTTATTATCATTAGCATCACCAATAGTGATGGGAATATTAGAAAGACGCAGCAATAGATAG
- a CDS encoding transposase produces the protein MRERPKRIYTAPSEERGYELMVEVTDKWNKFYTNSMKSWNSNWDVLTPIFKFSSEVRKVIYTTNAIESLNSTYKRLNRQRSVFPSDTSLLKALYLATQVATKKWAYPLRNWGKVYGELSIMYADRIPE, from the coding sequence ATACGCGAAAGACCTAAAAGAATATATACCGCTCCTTCTGAAGAAAGAGGATATGAATTAATGGTTGAAGTTACAGATAAATGGAATAAATTTTATACTAACTCTATGAAGAGTTGGAATAGCAATTGGGATGTATTAACGCCAATTTTTAAGTTTTCTTCAGAAGTAAGAAAGGTAATTTATACCACTAACGCAATAGAAAGCTTAAACAGTACTTACAAGCGCCTAAATCGTCAAAGAAGTGTTTTTCCTTCAGATACTTCACTACTCAAAGCATTGTATTTAGCAACTCAAGTAGCTACTAAAAAATGGGCTTATCCTCTTAGAAATTGGGGCAAAGTCTATGGAGAATTATCAATAATGTATGCTGATAGAATCCCAGAATAA
- a CDS encoding transposase, protein MVKRKRNDLSVPQDRESSFDPKIVPKRQKEISQIDEKIIAMYACGLTTNQISEQIEDIYGFEISQSFVSNVTNKILPDIVEWQNRPLSTLYPIVLLMRFTSLLEMNDPKVSCLCCLENKPRRL, encoded by the coding sequence ATGGTGAAAAGAAAACGAAATGATTTATCTGTTCCTCAAGATCGTGAAAGCTCTTTTGATCCTAAAATTGTTCCCAAGAGGCAAAAGGAAATATCACAAATTGATGAAAAAATCATTGCTATGTATGCGTGTGGTCTTACTACTAATCAAATCTCGGAACAAATTGAAGATATTTATGGGTTTGAAATTAGTCAAAGTTTTGTTTCTAATGTTACAAATAAAATATTACCTGATATTGTGGAATGGCAGAATAGACCCTTGAGTACTTTGTACCCTATTGTTTTATTGATGCGGTTCACTTCTCTGTTAGAGATGAATGATCCGAAAGTTAGCTGCCTATGTTGTCTTGAGAATAAACCAAGACGGCTATAA
- a CDS encoding tripartite tricarboxylate transporter TctB family protein, with product MEKKGSLLLCAIFLIISTVYAYSLKSLSAEDAMYPKFVTYMLLGLTIMLILEVLLSKGEEFKVKLFEEFAATQFFTVFIVGISYIVLINILGYFISTLLFMIITLILLKNKKKISIIVTLVFCTFLFVIFKLFLGVPVPAGVIF from the coding sequence ATGGAAAAAAAAGGAAGTTTATTATTATGTGCCATCTTCTTGATAATTTCAACTGTATATGCTTATTCTCTTAAGAGCTTATCTGCGGAAGATGCAATGTACCCTAAATTTGTCACATATATGTTGTTAGGATTGACAATCATGTTAATATTAGAAGTTTTACTTTCAAAGGGAGAAGAATTTAAAGTTAAATTATTTGAAGAATTTGCAGCTACACAATTTTTTACTGTATTTATAGTAGGCATATCATATATAGTTTTAATAAATATACTTGGATATTTTATTTCCACTTTACTGTTTATGATTATTACTCTAATATTGTTAAAGAATAAGAAAAAAATATCTATAATTGTTACACTTGTATTTTGTACTTTTCTATTTGTAATATTTAAATTATTTTTAGGAGTGCCAGTACCTGCAGGAGTTATTTTTTAA
- a CDS encoding threonine aldolase family protein: MKKSFASDNYSGVHPNIMKSLINANSGHQSPYGGDEYTTKAKEKFNEIFGPVETLFVYNGTASNVFALDIMKEIGSAIICPETAHIFTDETGSTAKVTGMQMLTVPTTDGKLDIEKAKKYLLFKDTFHRPSPSIISISQATENGTIYTLDEIREISNFAKKHGMYLHMDGARISNAVVAMGCSLEEMTRGCGVDVLSFGGTKNGIMFGEALVIFNEKLKDKVKEFEYLRKQNLQLHSKMRYISAQYLTLLEDNLWYENAKVGNEMAKYLESELLKIDISITNEVRGNTVFAILPEKIIEPLQEFCYFYVWDPNTSEVRFVMSFDILKEDIDLFIKKIKELISK, encoded by the coding sequence ATGAAAAAAAGTTTTGCAAGCGACAACTACAGCGGGGTACATCCTAATATTATGAAAAGCTTAATCAACGCCAATAGTGGTCATCAATCTCCATATGGAGGAGATGAATATACCACAAAGGCTAAGGAAAAGTTCAATGAAATATTTGGGCCGGTAGAAACCCTATTTGTATACAACGGAACTGCATCAAATGTTTTTGCCTTAGATATAATGAAGGAGATAGGCAGCGCTATTATCTGTCCTGAGACTGCTCATATATTCACAGATGAGACCGGCTCCACAGCTAAGGTTACTGGAATGCAGATGTTGACTGTCCCTACTACAGACGGAAAATTAGACATAGAAAAAGCTAAAAAATATCTATTATTTAAAGATACTTTTCATAGACCCAGCCCCTCGATTATATCAATCAGTCAGGCCACAGAAAATGGAACTATCTATACTTTAGACGAGATCAGAGAGATCTCTAATTTTGCTAAAAAACATGGTATGTATCTTCACATGGATGGTGCCAGAATATCTAATGCAGTAGTGGCTATGGGGTGTTCATTGGAGGAGATGACAAGAGGATGCGGAGTAGACGTTCTTTCTTTTGGAGGCACTAAAAACGGTATTATGTTTGGAGAAGCTTTGGTTATCTTTAATGAAAAACTAAAAGACAAAGTAAAAGAATTTGAATACCTCAGAAAACAAAATTTACAGCTTCATTCAAAGATGAGATATATTTCGGCTCAATACCTAACTCTTTTAGAAGATAACCTTTGGTATGAAAATGCCAAAGTTGGAAATGAGATGGCAAAATATCTAGAAAGTGAACTCCTAAAAATTGATATTTCTATAACCAATGAGGTCAGAGGAAATACTGTTTTTGCAATTTTACCGGAAAAAATTATAGAACCCTTACAGGAGTTTTGTTATTTCTATGTCTGGGATCCTAATACTTCAGAGGTCAGGTTCGTTATGTCCTTTGATATCCTAAAGGAAGACATAGACCTTTTCATAAAAAAAATAAAAGAATTAATAAGTAAATAA
- a CDS encoding tripartite tricarboxylate transporter substrate binding protein encodes MKSKILKVLGTMSLLVAFMACGQEKEAEKVESYPSKNINVIVAYKAGGGTDIGARILMKEAASEFEKPLVIINRPGADGQLGFTELSKAKPDGYTIGFINLPNYVSISLTRNAQFDKDSIIPIINYVYDQGVFVVRGDSKWNTIEEFVNDAKENVNKLTISNNGTGASNHIGAAEFSNQAGIEVKHIPFGGSSDMLAALRGGHVDATVAKISEVTSLVKSGELRILASFTDKRLETFKEVPTLTEKGYEVIFGSARGLAAPKGTSDEVIKVLHDKFKTSMESKEHIEAAKTANLPIYYMGSQEYREFIDNQEKSLKVSLEELGFIKKK; translated from the coding sequence ATGAAATCAAAAATTTTAAAAGTATTAGGAACTATGTCATTGCTTGTAGCTTTTATGGCATGTGGACAAGAGAAAGAGGCTGAAAAGGTAGAGAGTTACCCAAGTAAAAATATAAATGTAATTGTTGCCTACAAAGCTGGTGGGGGTACTGATATTGGTGCAAGAATATTAATGAAAGAAGCCGCAAGTGAATTTGAAAAACCTTTAGTAATAATAAATAGACCAGGTGCAGATGGACAACTTGGATTTACAGAACTATCTAAAGCAAAACCTGATGGATATACGATAGGATTTATTAACTTACCTAACTATGTTTCAATTTCATTAACAAGAAATGCTCAATTTGATAAAGATAGTATAATCCCAATTATTAACTATGTTTATGACCAGGGAGTGTTTGTAGTTAGAGGAGATAGTAAGTGGAATACAATAGAAGAATTTGTAAATGATGCCAAAGAAAATGTTAATAAATTAACAATATCAAACAATGGTACTGGTGCTTCTAATCATATTGGAGCAGCAGAGTTTTCAAACCAAGCAGGAATAGAAGTAAAACATATTCCGTTTGGTGGATCATCAGACATGTTAGCAGCTCTTAGAGGTGGGCATGTTGATGCAACTGTAGCAAAAATTTCTGAAGTAACAAGTCTTGTAAAGTCAGGAGAATTAAGAATATTAGCTTCATTTACAGATAAAAGGTTAGAAACTTTTAAAGAAGTTCCTACATTAACTGAAAAAGGATATGAAGTTATATTTGGTTCTGCAAGAGGGTTAGCAGCTCCTAAAGGAACTTCAGATGAAGTAATAAAAGTATTACATGACAAGTTTAAAACTTCAATGGAATCAAAAGAACATATAGAAGCAGCTAAAACAGCTAATCTTCCTATCTATTATATGGGAAGTCAAGAATATAGAGAATTTATTGATAACCAAGAAAAATCTTTAAAAGTTTCTTTAGAAGAATTAGGATTTATTAAGAAAAAGTAA
- a CDS encoding toxin-antitoxin system YwqK family antitoxin translates to MKLKQSMIILILLILGGCTSLDFFTKETKFNNLKVKDGLYYKNEKLYTGEARSYYEKKHEKAFGTFKDGKFHGEFLFYYEDGNLRSKMNFIENKLDGTKYQYYSNGNKKIVENYSQGRLNGMLTEYYENSAIKFEVRFKDDVMVGDAVSYGKDGSVTSRISYEVDEEE, encoded by the coding sequence ATGAAGTTAAAACAATCTATGATTATTCTGATATTATTAATTTTGGGAGGGTGTACCAGCCTTGATTTTTTTACGAAAGAAACAAAATTTAACAACTTAAAGGTGAAAGACGGCCTTTATTATAAAAATGAAAAACTCTATACAGGTGAAGCTAGGTCTTATTATGAAAAAAAACATGAAAAGGCTTTTGGAACTTTTAAAGATGGGAAATTCCATGGAGAATTTTTATTTTATTATGAAGATGGTAATTTGAGATCAAAGATGAATTTCATTGAAAATAAGTTAGATGGTACAAAATATCAGTATTATTCAAATGGGAATAAAAAAATAGTAGAAAATTACAGTCAGGGAAGATTGAATGGGATGCTAACTGAATATTATGAAAATTCAGCTATTAAATTTGAAGTTCGATTTAAAGATGACGTTATGGTTGGAGATGCAGTTTCCTATGGAAAAGATGGTAGTGTGACCAGCAGAATAAGTTATGAGGTAGATGAAGAAGAATAA
- a CDS encoding NAD(+)/NADH kinase, with protein sequence MMKKVCIVYNENKKEALGFYEKTVAYFKKNGVTVCPIEEVKSCDFAVVIGGDGTLLRAGKKLIVNSDIFVIAVNMGNLGFLTEIKVQEAFEIYEQVLKGDYELEERRVMEITMGTKTLSAINEVVISKGGLLTKLVKIGVYSNGDLMNTFRADGVIIATPTGSTGYSLSAGGPIIKPTLNAMVVTPIAPHNLSLRPVVIDGTEELVCSIKDLDGEGYLTVDGEQICKISPENKIKIKYSDKTLKLVLPKNRDYYDILREKLKWGNKLY encoded by the coding sequence ATGATGAAAAAAGTATGCATAGTTTATAACGAGAATAAAAAAGAAGCTCTTGGTTTTTATGAGAAAACCGTAGCATATTTTAAGAAAAATGGAGTTACGGTATGTCCTATAGAAGAAGTAAAAAGTTGTGATTTTGCAGTAGTAATAGGAGGGGATGGTACCCTTTTAAGAGCAGGGAAGAAACTAATTGTTAACAGTGATATTTTTGTAATAGCTGTGAATATGGGAAACCTCGGATTCCTTACCGAAATAAAAGTTCAGGAAGCTTTTGAAATATACGAACAGGTCCTTAAAGGAGACTATGAATTAGAAGAAAGACGTGTAATGGAAATAACTATGGGAACAAAGACCCTTTCAGCAATCAACGAGGTAGTTATTTCTAAAGGAGGTCTCCTTACTAAATTAGTGAAAATAGGAGTATATTCCAATGGAGATCTTATGAACACCTTTAGAGCTGACGGTGTTATTATCGCTACACCTACAGGTTCTACAGGATACTCCCTTTCAGCAGGGGGCCCAATCATAAAACCCACATTAAATGCAATGGTTGTGACTCCAATTGCTCCACATAATTTAAGTCTCAGACCTGTAGTTATAGACGGAACTGAGGAATTAGTTTGTTCTATTAAAGATTTAGACGGAGAAGGGTATCTTACAGTTGATGGAGAACAAATTTGTAAAATATCCCCCGAAAACAAAATAAAGATAAAATATTCAGATAAAACTTTAAAATTAGTCTTACCAAAAAATAGAGATTATTATGATATATTGAGAGAAAAACTTAAGTGGGGAAACAAGCTTTATTAA
- a CDS encoding MgtC/SapB family protein, with translation MEFVTTIYGMSLSEFMIRLFIACIIGGLFGLERKNRGKPAGIKTNMLACVGAAIVAIIQLMISNKTGMSGIEVGSAKADPTRMTAQVISGLGFLGAGVIMTGGDKVRGLTTAATLWLVAVLGIGIGYGFYYFIIPAAAMILLLSYLIKQIEIIFIDKRKIKKIILEYKQCADLEGIIKDITKEKEIKILIDKKISEVDFGEHIVIKKVIHFSLPRYVSSKYFFNIIKKFEGVTELTRIN, from the coding sequence GTGGAATTTGTAACAACAATATACGGAATGAGCTTGTCTGAATTTATGATTAGATTATTTATAGCTTGTATCATAGGTGGATTATTTGGACTGGAAAGAAAAAATAGAGGAAAACCTGCAGGGATAAAAACAAATATGCTAGCTTGTGTAGGAGCTGCAATTGTGGCAATAATTCAACTGATGATATCTAATAAAACTGGAATGTCAGGAATAGAAGTCGGAAGTGCTAAAGCAGATCCTACAAGGATGACCGCTCAGGTAATCTCAGGTTTAGGATTTTTAGGTGCTGGTGTGATAATGACGGGAGGAGATAAGGTAAGAGGGCTAACTACAGCAGCTACATTATGGCTTGTTGCAGTATTAGGAATTGGTATAGGCTATGGTTTTTATTACTTTATAATACCAGCGGCAGCTATGATTTTACTGTTATCTTATCTAATAAAGCAAATTGAAATAATTTTTATAGATAAAAGAAAGATAAAGAAGATAATTTTAGAATATAAGCAATGTGCTGACCTTGAAGGGATAATTAAAGATATAACTAAAGAGAAAGAAATTAAGATATTAATAGATAAGAAAATAAGTGAGGTTGACTTCGGTGAGCATATAGTGATAAAAAAAGTAATCCATTTTTCTTTACCGAGGTATGTAAGCTCTAAATATTTTTTTAATATTATCAAAAAATTTGAAGGGGTAACAGAACTCACCAGAATAAATTAA